From Cyanobacteriota bacterium, the proteins below share one genomic window:
- a CDS encoding adenosine kinase gives MTEKQYDVFGVGNALVDTLVTIDEQFLVDNQITKGVMTLVDSHRQGELLAALSDHHLELRSGGSAANTMVALANCGGTGCYTGKVANDTNGEFYKLDMEKAGIFFEVEPASAHEGYTGTCVVLTTPDADRTMLTHLGISTTLSATDIDSERLHRSQIAYVEGYLWDGDSTKQACVHTMELAKQAGITTAFTYSDPFCVNRSRDDFEQLTRDYVDIVFCNHEEAVAFSGQDDPEQAIQTIGKLCPTVFMTWGARGAIVCHQGSLATVPAFPVQPIDTNGAGDAFAAGVLYGLTHGYSLTKAARWGNYIASRMILEIGARLSLSLKGQQDSILQGFS, from the coding sequence ATGACTGAAAAGCAATACGACGTGTTTGGTGTAGGAAATGCACTGGTAGATACATTAGTAACCATCGACGAGCAGTTTCTGGTAGACAACCAGATTACTAAAGGTGTAATGACGCTAGTCGATTCCCACCGCCAAGGTGAACTGTTAGCTGCCCTCAGCGACCATCACTTAGAGCTACGCTCTGGCGGTAGTGCCGCTAATACCATGGTTGCCTTGGCAAACTGTGGTGGCACTGGTTGTTACACTGGCAAAGTTGCTAACGACACTAACGGCGAATTTTACAAATTGGATATGGAAAAGGCTGGTATTTTTTTTGAAGTTGAGCCTGCCTCTGCCCACGAAGGCTACACTGGCACTTGCGTTGTGCTGACCACACCTGATGCCGATCGGACAATGCTAACGCACCTAGGTATTTCCACCACATTGTCTGCAACTGATATTGATAGCGAACGACTTCACAGGTCTCAAATTGCCTACGTTGAGGGCTACTTGTGGGATGGAGACAGCACGAAGCAAGCTTGTGTTCACACTATGGAACTGGCAAAGCAAGCAGGCATTACGACTGCCTTTACCTATAGCGATCCATTTTGCGTCAATCGCTCCCGTGATGACTTTGAGCAACTCACTCGTGATTATGTGGATATTGTCTTTTGTAACCACGAGGAAGCCGTTGCCTTTAGTGGACAGGATGACCCCGAACAAGCTATCCAGACGATCGGTAAGCTCTGTCCGACGGTGTTTATGACATGGGGCGCTAGAGGAGCCATTGTCTGTCATCAGGGCAGTCTTGCCACGGTGCCTGCGTTTCCAGTGCAACCGATTGACACCAACGGAGCAGGGGATGCCTTTGCCGCAGGTGTTCTCTATGGATTAACCCACGGCTACAGCCTCACCAAAGCGGCACGCTGGGGCAACTACATTGCCTCTCGCATGATTCTAGAAATTGGTGCCCGCCTATCTCTCAGCCTTAAGGGCCAGCAAGATAGCATCCTTCAGGGATTCAGCTAG
- a CDS encoding F0F1 ATP synthase subunit B produces MNWIDNFFVLAAEVAESHSGGFGLNLNLLESNVINLAIVISLLVYFGRGFLGNVLSKRRADIEQAILDAESRLQEASAALADQQQNLAQAQQEAERIKAAAEERAKATREAILQQAQRDIERMKAMAAQELSSEQEKVMVELRQRVVALALQRAAEQLPSRIDESTQQRLVDRSIAMIGG; encoded by the coding sequence ATGAATTGGATAGATAACTTTTTTGTATTGGCAGCAGAGGTGGCAGAGAGTCACAGTGGTGGCTTTGGGCTGAACCTTAATCTCCTGGAATCAAACGTCATCAACTTGGCGATCGTGATTTCACTGCTAGTGTATTTTGGGCGTGGTTTTCTGGGAAATGTACTCTCAAAGCGACGGGCAGACATTGAGCAGGCGATTCTTGATGCTGAAAGTCGCCTGCAAGAAGCATCTGCAGCTCTAGCTGATCAACAGCAGAACTTGGCACAGGCTCAACAAGAAGCCGAGCGCATCAAGGCAGCAGCAGAAGAGCGAGCGAAAGCCACCAGAGAAGCGATTCTGCAACAGGCGCAGCGAGATATTGAGCGCATGAAAGCTATGGCTGCCCAGGAGCTTTCTTCAGAACAAGAGAAAGTCATGGTGGAATTGCGGCAGCGCGTGGTGGCACTAGCATTGCAACGAGCAGCAGAGCAGTTGCCAAGTCGTATTGACGAGTCAACTCAGCAGCGGTTGGTTGACCGTAGTATTGCAATGATTGGAGGCTAG
- the atpH gene encoding ATP synthase F1 subunit delta, whose amino-acid sequence MTTLKESIVEPYARALMSLAQEHDLTERFGEDAASLIKLLQDSDDLRQFLANPLIDGASKKAVLHQIVGDQLHPYVKNFLMVLVDRRRIGLLDRICQQYQALLRELKQTVLAEVYSVRELTDAQVQTIKSKVMAITGARDVELSTSLDPSLIGGIVIKIGSQIIDASLRGQLRQISLRLMAG is encoded by the coding sequence ATGACTACCTTGAAGGAGTCGATCGTTGAACCCTATGCCCGCGCCCTAATGTCCCTAGCTCAGGAACACGACCTCACTGAGCGTTTTGGTGAGGATGCTGCTAGCTTAATTAAGTTGCTTCAAGATTCAGATGATCTGCGTCAGTTTTTAGCAAATCCTCTAATAGACGGTGCTAGCAAGAAAGCTGTCCTGCACCAGATTGTTGGTGATCAGCTTCATCCCTATGTCAAAAACTTTCTCATGGTTCTGGTCGATCGCCGCCGAATTGGACTCCTCGATAGGATTTGCCAACAGTATCAGGCACTGCTGCGTGAGTTGAAGCAGACTGTTTTAGCAGAAGTTTATTCAGTGCGAGAATTGACGGATGCCCAGGTGCAAACCATTAAGAGCAAGGTTATGGCAATTACAGGTGCCCGTGATGTGGAGTTGTCTACAAGTTTAGACCCTAGCCTTATTGGCGGTATAGTCATCAAAATTGGTTCTCAGATTATTGACGCTAGTCTGCGCGGGCAACTGCGTCAAATTTCCCTGCGCCTGATGGCAGGTTAA
- the atpB gene encoding F0F1 ATP synthase subunit A — MLHSLNGLGSLVLAELEVGKHFYWEIGNLRLHGQVFLTSWFVIAILIILSILATRNISRVPRGLQNLLEYALDFIRDLAKTNIGEKEYRPWVPFVGTLFLFIFLCNWSGALVPWRLIKLPEGELAAPTSDINTTVALALLTSLAYFYAGFSRKGLGYFGNYVHPTPIMLPFKILEDFTKPLSLSFRLFGNILADELVVAVLVLLVPLFVPLPAMVLGLFTSAIQALIFATLASSYIGEAVEEHEHGEEHHD; from the coding sequence ATGCTGCATTCGCTAAATGGCCTAGGTTCCCTAGTTCTTGCTGAGTTGGAAGTTGGCAAGCATTTTTACTGGGAGATTGGTAACCTCAGACTTCATGGTCAGGTGTTTCTGACCTCATGGTTTGTGATTGCCATCTTAATTATCCTTTCCATCCTAGCCACTCGCAATATTAGTCGCGTGCCAAGAGGCTTGCAGAATCTTTTGGAATACGCCCTTGATTTCATTCGAGATTTGGCAAAAACAAATATTGGGGAAAAAGAATATCGTCCTTGGGTTCCATTTGTAGGTACATTGTTCTTGTTTATTTTTCTGTGTAACTGGTCAGGCGCTCTGGTGCCTTGGCGACTGATTAAGTTACCAGAGGGTGAATTGGCAGCACCAACTAGCGACATTAATACAACAGTGGCATTAGCTCTGTTGACCTCCTTGGCGTACTTTTACGCTGGGTTTAGTCGCAAGGGGTTGGGATATTTTGGCAACTACGTCCATCCAACTCCAATTATGTTGCCATTCAAGATTCTAGAGGATTTCACCAAGCCTCTTTCTCTGAGCTTCCGTTTGTTTGGCAATATCCTGGCGGATGAGTTGGTGGTTGCGGTCTTGGTGCTGTTGGTGCCTCTGTTTGTGCCGCTTCCTGCGATGGTTCTAGGGCTATTCACTAGTGCTATTCAGGCGTTGATCTTTGCGACCTTGGCTTCTTCATACATTGGGGAAGCGGTTGAAGAGCACGAACACGGCGAAGAGCATCACGATTGA
- a CDS encoding F0F1 ATP synthase subunit B', protein MMHWTFLLAIEAAEEVTKEGGLFDLDATLPLMALQFLLLVAVLNVVFYKPLGKAIDDRNNYIRSTQADAKERLAKANALAKQYEAELAEARKKSQAVINAAKEEASKLAAQELAKAQQEAQAQREQAQRELDQQKQLALQALEQQVEGLSNQILAKLLGT, encoded by the coding sequence ATCATGCATTGGACTTTTCTACTGGCAATTGAAGCGGCAGAGGAAGTAACCAAAGAAGGTGGTTTATTTGATTTGGATGCCACCCTGCCGTTGATGGCGTTGCAGTTCTTACTGTTAGTGGCTGTTCTCAATGTCGTTTTCTACAAACCCCTGGGCAAGGCTATCGACGATCGCAATAATTACATTCGATCCACCCAAGCCGATGCCAAGGAACGGTTAGCTAAGGCGAATGCATTGGCAAAGCAGTACGAGGCAGAACTGGCTGAAGCGCGCAAAAAGTCCCAAGCAGTTATCAACGCTGCAAAGGAAGAGGCAAGTAAGCTAGCTGCCCAAGAGTTGGCCAAAGCCCAGCAAGAAGCGCAGGCGCAGCGCGAGCAGGCACAGCGCGAGTTAGACCAGCAGAAGCAGTTAGCACTTCAAGCCCTAGAGCAGCAGGTGGAAGGGTTAAGCAATCAAATCTTGGCGAAGCTTTTGGGCACCTAG
- a CDS encoding ATP synthase subunit I — MAEIEAVPDVAESSNIQTDSMQEYYDLQRQLLITTLVILAIVFGCVWYFYSLAIALNYLIGGCTGAVYLRMLGKSVEQLGRQRKRLGNTRLLLLVGLIIVASRWHQLEIIPIFLGFLTYKLAVIAYVLQTTLKPSSH; from the coding sequence ATGGCAGAGATTGAAGCAGTTCCGGATGTTGCCGAATCGTCAAATATCCAGACTGATTCTATGCAAGAATACTATGACCTTCAACGGCAGTTGCTCATAACTACGCTGGTGATCTTAGCCATTGTTTTTGGCTGCGTCTGGTATTTTTACTCTCTTGCGATCGCACTCAACTACCTGATTGGAGGCTGCACAGGCGCTGTCTATCTAAGAATGCTCGGTAAAAGTGTCGAACAGCTTGGTAGGCAAAGAAAGCGTCTGGGAAACACTCGATTGTTGCTACTAGTAGGGTTGATTATAGTAGCAAGTCGATGGCATCAGTTGGAAATCATTCCAATCTTTTTAGGTTTTCTGACCTATAAGCTTGCGGTGATTGCCTATGTCTTACAGACAACACTTAAGCCAAGTAGTCACTGA
- the atpE gene encoding ATP synthase F0 subunit C, with protein MDPLISAASVLAAALAVGLAAIGPGIGQGNAAGQAVEGIARQPEAEGKIRGTLLLSLAFMEALTIYGLVVALVLLFANPFAS; from the coding sequence ATGGATCCATTAATTTCTGCTGCTTCTGTTCTAGCTGCTGCGTTGGCTGTAGGTCTGGCAGCGATCGGTCCTGGTATTGGGCAAGGTAACGCTGCTGGTCAAGCGGTGGAAGGTATTGCTCGTCAACCAGAAGCGGAGGGCAAAATTCGCGGCACCCTGTTGCTGAGTCTGGCATTCATGGAAGCCTTGACAATCTATGGTCTAGTAGTGGCTCTGGTGCTTCTGTTTGCTAACCCGTTTGCTTCATAG